CCAGATGAACGAAGCCCTGCGTGTCGAGGGCTTCGATCCGTCAACGGTTGATCAGACGATCAACCGCTGGGTCCGCGGCGAGCTGACCAAGACCGAACGCGCTGTGTCGGAAGCCATCGAGGGCGGTCGGTTCGATGATGCCGCCTCGGCCCTGTACCGCTTCGTCTGGAACGTTTTCTGTGACTGGTATCTGGAGCTGGCCAAGCCGGTCTTCCAGGGATCGGACGCGGCGGCCAAGGCCGAGACCCGGGCGATGACCGCCTGGACCCTGGATCAGACGCTGAAGCTGCTCCACCCCGTCATGCCCTTCATTACGGAAGAGCTGTGGGACGAACTGGGCAAGGACGGCGCGGCGCGCGAGGAACCCATGCTGATCGGTGCCCAATGGCCCGCGTTGCCCGACGCCTTCATCGATGTAGGGGCCGAGGCCGAGATCGGCTGGCTGGTCGATCTGGTCACCGACGTTCGCGCCCTGAGGGCCGAGATGAACGTTCCGCCGGGGGCCAAGCCGCCCCTGACCTTCGTCGCGCCGGACGGGGTGACGGCAGAGCGGGCCCTGCGGCACCGCGATCTGATCCTGACGCTGGCGCGCGTTTCCGAGGCTGCCGCGGCCCCGACGGCTCCGGCCGGAGCGGTGACCTTCGTCTCGGGCGGCACGGCCGCGGCCCTGTCGCTGGCGGGCATCATCGACCTGGGGGCCGAACGCGTTCGCCTGACCAAGGAGGTCGCGGCCTTCGACAGCGACATCGGGCACGTGATGAAGAAGCTGGGCAATCCCAACTTCGTCGAACGCGCCGCTCCGGCCGTGATCGACGAACAGCGGGCGAAGCTGGCGGAGGCCGAGGCCGGGAAGGCGCGTCTGGAGGCGGCGCTGGCCCGGCTGGAGAGCCTCTAGCCGCGCAGGGCGGGCATGGTGGGGCTGATCGACTGGGCGTTGATCAGGGTGTCGTGCCCCACCATCGGCAGGACGATGACCACGGCCCCGAGCAGGCCGAGGGCGAACAGAACGGTCAGGATGCGCATGGGTCAGTCTCCTGAGGCGGCGTCGCGCGAGGCTTCGCCCGACACCGCCTGTTGGTTACGGAAAGGGTTCAGGCCGCTTTGCGGGGCGTAAAGGCATTGGCCTGGAAGGCCGCGTCGACCGGGGTTTCGGCGATGTGGTTGACGTAGTTCGAGATGGTTTTCAGCCCGACGCCGAGCACGACCTCGAGCACATTGCCGGCGGTGTAGCCCGCGCCGATCAGGCGGTTGACGTCGGCGTCCGAGACCCAGCCGCGCTCGCGCACCACCCGGGTGGCGAAGTCGCGCAGGGCCTCCAGCCTGGCATCGGCGATCGGTCCGCCGTTGCGCACGGCCTGGATCACCGTCTGATCCAGATGCTGGCCCTGGGTGACCGTCGTATGGGCGGCCACGCAGTAGTGACAGGCATTCTCGACCGACGCGGCGATCAGGACGATCTCGCGCTCCAGCGGCGTCAGGTCGGACTTCTGATAGGCACCGGCGAGGGACCGATAGCCTTCGATCACCGCGGGGCTCTCGGCGAACTCGCCGACCAGATTGGGCACGAGGCCAAAGGCTGCCCTGGCTCCGGCGATGAAGGGCCGCGAGCCTTCGGGCGCTGTGTCGACGGTATGGATCGGGAACTGGGTCATGGTCGGTCTCCTTGATCTGGCGGACGCGGGTTGCGTCGTCGGTATCAAGGTGCGCCGTCTGCGCAGCGAGCATTAGCCGGGGAGATCGCCTTTGACTTATGCGCGCAACGCATGAAAAGGGCGGCATGGATCGCCTGTCCGCCCTTCGCCTGTTCGTCCGCACGGTGGAAACCGGCAGCTTCTCGCGCGCCGGGCGCGACGCCGGTCTGTCGCAATCCGCCACCAGCCGGGCGATCGCGGCGCTGGAGGCCGATCTCGGCGCGCGGCTGTTGTTGCGCACCACGCGCCGGCTGTCGGTGACCGAGCCCGGCCAGCGGGTCTATGAGCAGGCGCTGCGCATGCTCGACGAGGACGCGGCCCTGATGGAGGCGGCGGCGGGCGCGGACCGCGAACCGGTCGGGCGGCTGAGAGTCTCGACTTCGGTGGCGTTCGCGACCGACGAGGTCGCCCCGCACGTCAGCAGCTTCCTGAACGCCTTTCCGAAGATGCGGCTGGATCTGGCGGCGACGGACGCGCGGATCGATGCGGTCGCCGAGGGCGTGGACCTGCTCTTGCGTCTGAGCCCGCTGACCGACAGCGGCATGACAGGGCGGCGGCTGGGGGCCTATGAACGCTGGCTCGTCGCGTCACCTGAGGTCGCGCAGACGCTGGATACCGGGGCGCCGCTCGCGGACCAGCTGAGGGACCGCTGTATCCTCTACTCCGGGTCGACGCTGGGGGTGCGGTGGCGGCTGGACGGACCTGCCGATCCGGTGGTGTTCGAGGCGTCGGGGCCGGTGACGGCCGGGGCGGGGGCTGTCGTCCGTGGCCTGGCCCTGTCCGGGGCGGGCGTGGTGCTGCTGCCGTCCTTTGCCGTCCGCGCCGATCTGGCCGGCGGGCGGCTGGTCCGGGTCGCGCCGGAATGGTGTGGCCCGTCCATCGACCTGTCGGCGCTGTGGACTCACCGGGAGTTGCCGCGCAAGGGGCGGGTGTTCCTCGACTATCTGTTGCCGCTTCTGACCCTGGATGACCGCTGATGCGCCTTGATCAACTACTGGTTTCGAAAGGGCTGATCGACAGCCGGGCGCGGGCCAAGGCGGCCATTCAGGCCGGGGGCGTCACGGTGGACGGTATCGTGGTGACCAACGCCGCGCGCGCCTTCGACGACGATGCGATCGTGACGGTGACGCAGGCGCACGACTGGGTCGGGCGCGGGGCGCTGAAGCTGGATCACGCGCTGACGCTCTGGCCCGTCGAGGTTGCCGGACGGGTGGTGCTGGACGTCGGGGCCTCTACCGGGGGGTTCACCGAGGTCTGCCTGAAGCGCGGGGCGGCCAAGGTGTTTGCCGTTGATGTGGGTTTCGGGCAGCTCCACGACAGGATCGCGGCCGACCCGCGGGTGGTCAGCCTGGAGCGGACGGATGCCCGGTCGCTGGATCGGGAGCTGATCCCCGAGGCACCTGGTCTGATCGTCTGCGACGCCAGCTTCATCGGCCTGGCCAAGGTTTTGCCCGCGGCGCTGGATCTTGCCGGGGCAGGGGCCGACCTGATCGCACTGGTCAAACCGCAGTTCGAAGGGGAGGGCCCGTCGGCGGTCGGCAAGAAGGGGATCGTGAAGGACCCCGAGGCGCATGTGGCGGCGGTGGAGGGCGTTTCGGCCTGGCTGGCCAGCGTGGGCTGGTCGGTTCAGGCAACGACCGAAAGCCCGATCACCGGCGGTGATGGCAATGTCGAGTTTCTGATCTGGGCGAAGAAGCCCTGATCGACGGGCGGTCGCCGCTCGGGCAGCGAGCCGTCGCGCGTCGGGCTTTGGCCGTTTGGGACAAGTGAAAGCCGCCGATGGATTGCTCCACCGGCGGCTCCCGTCACGTCGTCGGTCGACAGGGGGGCTGAAAACTAACCGACGCCGCGATCCTGTTGACCGTTACCGGGGCACCCAGCCGCGGCGCGGGTCGTAAACGTAATAGCCGTCGGCGCTGACCTGGTAGCCGTTGTCGTAGCGACGGTCGTTCGAGCGGCTGTCATAGCGACGATCGTCGTAGCGGCCGTAGGACTGGGCCCGGTCGTCGTAGCGATCCCGGTCGTTGTAGTAGGTCGCCGGCGGGGCGTAGGCCGACCCCTGGTAGCCGTTCGACTGGCAATTGCTGTTCGACGCACGACCGACCTGGGATCCGACGATGGCACCCAGCACGCCGCCGATGATCGAGCCTTCGGTGCGGTTGCCACGGGCCGCGATCTGCGAGCCGGCGACGGCTCCGACGCCTGCGCCGATTAGGGCACCCGCGCCCGTCCGACCCTGACCCAGCGTCTGGCAACGATCGCGGTAGCCATTGTTGCCGTAGCCCTGGTTGTAGCCGTAGGGCTGGCTGTAGCCCTGGTTCTGGTAGCTGTTGCCGTAGCCATAGGACTGGGCCGAGGCGGCGGCGGGCATCAGGGTGAAGGCACCGATGACGGCGGCGACGGCGGCGACTGAACTCTTCATCGAAACGGACATCGGGAGGATCCCCTGTGTTGGGAGACGCGGGGTGCGGCTCCGATCTGATGCTCCGGTTTTAGGGGTTCGAACCTGAACGCGTTTTGAGCGGGTCGTTCATCTTCGTTCAGGTTTCGCGATGCGCGTCAGGGCGTCTAGAAGCCGAGCGATGAGCATGACGTTGAAGATCGCCCGGGTGGCCGGACAGGGAGACGGCGTGGCCGAGACGCCGGGCGGGCCGGTCTTCGTGCCCCTGACCCTGCCCGGCGAGACCGTGCGCGGCGAGGTCCGGGACGGGCGGATGGACGGGGCGGAGGTGGTCGAGGCCAGTCCAGACCGGGTGCCGCCGGTGTCGCCGCAGTATGGCGACTGCGGCGGATGTTCGCTGCAGCACTGGGCCAGCAAGCCGTATCTCGACTGGAAGCGGGACCAGGTGGTCGCAGCCCTGGCGCGCGAGCGGATCGAGACGGAAGTCGAGGCGACGGTGGCGGTGCCGCCGGGGACGCGGCGACGGCTGGCCCTGCATGCGCGGCGGCTGGAGGACGGGCGCGTCGTGCTGGGGTTCAAGGCGCGCAAGTCGTGGCGGCTGGTGGAGGTGACGACCTGTCCGGTGGCCGACCCCCGGCTGGTGGCCGCCTTTCCGCTGCTGGCGAAGATGGCGGGCGCCTTCCTGGAACATCCGAAATCCGCCCCGACCCTGCATGTGACCTGGACGCTGGACGGACTGGACGTCGATGTGACGGGGGTCGAGCGCCGCTCGGGCGGGCTGTCCGCGGACCGCCAGATGCAGGCGATCCGGGCGGCGGGCGAGGGCGACCTGGCCCGGCTGAGCCTGGCCGGCGAGACGCTGGTGATGGCGCGGCAGCCGAGGGTCCGCTTCGGCCCGGCGACGGTCCCCCTGCCGGCGGGCGGCTTCCTGCAGGCGGTGCCGGAGGCTGAAGACGCGATGACGTCGCGGGCCGTGGCGGCGGTGAAGGGCGCGAAGGTCGTCGCCGACCTGTTCTGCGGAGCCGGGACCTTCACCTTCCCGCTGGCGACGGTGGCGCGGGTGATCGCGGCGGACGCCTCGGCCGCCGGGATCGCGGCGCTGAAGGTCGGGATCGGATCGGCCAAGGGCATGAAGGCCATCGAGGCCCAGGCCCGCGACCTGTTCCGGCGCCCGCTGACGCCCTTCGACCTCAAGGCCTG
This DNA window, taken from Brevundimonas subvibrioides ATCC 15264, encodes the following:
- a CDS encoding carboxymuconolactone decarboxylase family protein, whose protein sequence is MTQFPIHTVDTAPEGSRPFIAGARAAFGLVPNLVGEFAESPAVIEGYRSLAGAYQKSDLTPLEREIVLIAASVENACHYCVAAHTTVTQGQHLDQTVIQAVRNGGPIADARLEALRDFATRVVRERGWVSDADVNRLIGAGYTAGNVLEVVLGVGLKTISNYVNHIAETPVDAAFQANAFTPRKAA
- a CDS encoding LysR family transcriptional regulator; translated protein: MDRLSALRLFVRTVETGSFSRAGRDAGLSQSATSRAIAALEADLGARLLLRTTRRLSVTEPGQRVYEQALRMLDEDAALMEAAAGADREPVGRLRVSTSVAFATDEVAPHVSSFLNAFPKMRLDLAATDARIDAVAEGVDLLLRLSPLTDSGMTGRRLGAYERWLVASPEVAQTLDTGAPLADQLRDRCILYSGSTLGVRWRLDGPADPVVFEASGPVTAGAGAVVRGLALSGAGVVLLPSFAVRADLAGGRLVRVAPEWCGPSIDLSALWTHRELPRKGRVFLDYLLPLLTLDDR
- a CDS encoding TlyA family RNA methyltransferase, translated to MRLDQLLVSKGLIDSRARAKAAIQAGGVTVDGIVVTNAARAFDDDAIVTVTQAHDWVGRGALKLDHALTLWPVEVAGRVVLDVGASTGGFTEVCLKRGAAKVFAVDVGFGQLHDRIAADPRVVSLERTDARSLDRELIPEAPGLIVCDASFIGLAKVLPAALDLAGAGADLIALVKPQFEGEGPSAVGKKGIVKDPEAHVAAVEGVSAWLASVGWSVQATTESPITGGDGNVEFLIWAKKP
- a CDS encoding glycine zipper 2TM domain-containing protein, which gives rise to MKSSVAAVAAVIGAFTLMPAAASAQSYGYGNSYQNQGYSQPYGYNQGYGNNGYRDRCQTLGQGRTGAGALIGAGVGAVAGSQIAARGNRTEGSIIGGVLGAIVGSQVGRASNSNCQSNGYQGSAYAPPATYYNDRDRYDDRAQSYGRYDDRRYDSRSNDRRYDNGYQVSADGYYVYDPRRGWVPR
- a CDS encoding class I SAM-dependent RNA methyltransferase, which produces MTLKIARVAGQGDGVAETPGGPVFVPLTLPGETVRGEVRDGRMDGAEVVEASPDRVPPVSPQYGDCGGCSLQHWASKPYLDWKRDQVVAALARERIETEVEATVAVPPGTRRRLALHARRLEDGRVVLGFKARKSWRLVEVTTCPVADPRLVAAFPLLAKMAGAFLEHPKSAPTLHVTWTLDGLDVDVTGVERRSGGLSADRQMQAIRAAGEGDLARLSLAGETLVMARQPRVRFGPATVPLPAGGFLQAVPEAEDAMTSRAVAAVKGAKVVADLFCGAGTFTFPLATVARVIAADASAAGIAALKVGIGSAKGMKAIEAQARDLFRRPLTPFDLKACEAIVFDPPRAGAIDQTAQIAGTKAAVVVGVSCNPQTFARDARVLIDSGFRLETVTPVDQFLWSSHVELVGVFRR